The DNA window AGCGTTGTTCGCAGCTCGGAATTTCGAGATCCGAAGTTGAGGACATCGTCCAGAATGTCCTATTCGCGATGCACCTCAAACGCGGCACTTGGGATCAATCGCGTCCGATCGGACCCTGGCTGGCGGCGATCGTTCGGAACAAGGTGATCGATGCCTTCCGCAGCCGCGGACGGAGAATCGATATTCCCATCGAGAGCGTTATCGAGACGCTGGCTTCGACCGACCCGGAGGCGGATTCTGAAGGTCATAGCGTTCGGCGGATGCTCGCAAGCCTGAAAGACGTCCAGCGATCCATTGTGATGTCCATTTCAGTCCAGGGCGAGAGTGTAACGCAGACAGCGAAGCGCCTCGGCATGTCCGAGGGAGCCGTTCGCGTGGCGCTGCATCGCGCCCTGAAATCGCTGGCGGCACTCTATCGCGATAAGATCTAAGAACGATGGGCATGCTTGGCGGCAACGTAGGCGCGCTAATTAAAATTGATGATCGGCGCGCATGCCACGAGCGGTCGCTGGCGGCGAATCATTTGCAATAGTGACCCAATTTCTATTGTATTAGCTAGCTGCGGCCTGCGGGGGCGGACAATCCGTGCCCCTCATAACGTTCTGGTGCAAGGGACGGTGAAACCACGGTGTCGTGAGCGTTTCGGAATTGCTGAGTTATCACCGCACTATTCACTCTATGTGGGTGACGTACGTGGTGATACTCGGTTGCTCCAGCGATCTGAAATGAAGATGCCGAAACTAGCGTCGCACCGAGAATGACTAGAATTGCCTTTCGCATCGTAATCTCTCTCTATCAGGCACTTTCTTGCCAGGCGGACGCGCCTCGCTTATGCGTCTCGTGGGAGGTACGATGGGCGATACAGATAATTACACCTCAGTGATCACGAAGCGGCGAGCAGACATCGTTCAAAGGAATTCCTCCGAACAGATAGCCGTGCTGCATTAGGCATTGGTTAGCGAAGTTGGACAAGCCTGGAGGGTTGGCGCGGCTTCTAATTTGGTACTGTTGGCCGGTTGGAACCTCTCACGATTATTTTCTGGACCCCGTAACGTTTGGGCATTTTCGCTCGAATTGCAATGTGGGCGTGTTCTAATCTGTTCGAGGTGCCAGCAATGCCAAAGAAGCTGATTTCCGTTCTGTCTGCCGTTGTCGTCATGTCCGCAGTCGCGTTTGGAGCGCGCGCGGCAGAAAAGCTGAATTACGATGCCAAGTCCTTCGCAACAGCGCAGGCTGCCGGAAAACCCATTCTGGTTGAAATTCACGCAACGTGGTGTCCGACATGCAAGGCGCAAGCACCGATCCTGAGTGATCTTGAAAAGCAGGATAAATTCAAGAATTTGATGGTCTTTCGGGTGGACTTCGATTCCCAAAAAGATGCGGTCAAAGCTTTCGGAGCCCAAATGCAGAGCACGCTGATTACGTTCAAGGGCTCCCAGGAGACGGGCCGCTCAGTTGGAGATACGAACCCCAGTTCGATTGCAGCCTTGCTCGATAAGACGACTTGAGGCACGGATGTCGATTGTTGGCTTGGGACTCGCGTTTCTAGCGGGCCTACTTTCAATCCTGTCACCCTGCGTGCTGCCGTTGCTGCCGATTGTACTAGGCGCGGCTGCTTCGGAGCACAGGTGGGGACCGGTCGCGCTTGCCGGCGGGGTCTCCCTGTCCTTTATCGCCATAGGGTTGTTCGTTGCTACAATCGGTTTTGCGCTGGGGTATGATGGTGGCTGGTTCCGAGACATTGCCGCTGTCGGGATGATCTTGATTGGTGCAGTCCTGCTCGTGCCTCCATTTCAGATGCGCGTCGCGGTTGTTGGTGGACCCATTAGTGACTGGGTCGACCAGCGTTCTGGCAGCTTTTCGAAGTCAGGGCTGGGTGGTCAGTTCGGCGTAGGTCTCCTTCTTGGGGCGGCGTGGAGCCCCTGCGTGGGACCAACACTTGGTGCAGCATCCGTTTTTGCGGCACAAGGTAAGAATCTTGGCGCTGTGGCTTTGACGATGCTGACTTTTGGTCTTGGCGCCGGGTTACCCCTTGTGCTGCTTGGCACGATGTCTCGTGAGCTCCTGTTGCGCTGGCGTGGCGGCATGTCGGCTACCAGCAAAGCAATGAAACAAGCCCTCGGACTGTTCCTGATCGCAATAGGGCTGTTGGTCGTAACGGGTTTCGACAGATCATTGGAAGCCGGGCTCGTTGAAATGTCTCCGCAGTGGTTGACGAACATTACGACTCGTTTTTGAGGGTGGCAGGGTAATACCCCGCTGATGGCCACATTTTTTCATATCCAGCGGCACGGGAGAAACAATCGCAAAGTTGACAAAGATCCTGATCGTAGCATTCTGCCGAGAACGGTCATCATTTTCGGCAACCCCAAAGCGGGGACGCTTCCGATGACAAAGAGCGCTACCCTGGCAATCGATCTGCCGATGAAGGCGCTCGTCTGGCAGGACAATCAGGACCGGGTCCGGCTCACGTATAATACTAGCGAATACAACGCGAAATATGTGTTGCCGAGACATGGTCTTTATGCCTCCGACGACGCATCGAAAGCTCTTGAAAACTACCTGACCGATGCAGCTGAACGAAGTACTATTAATTGACAAGGCTGGGAAGCACCGATCTCGAGCCCATTCGACGGGGCACATTATCGCGACTTGGAATCCGCTGATTTGCGGTCGTAGTCGTGGATTGACGCTCGATCTATCGCATTCAAGAGAACATTCGTAGTCAGCAGCTCGGGAAGAGCTTCGCCCTGCGGCAGTTTAGGTCCGTATACCACGTCGAGAGGGATACCATATCGCGCGAAGCGATGCAGATAGTTTGCGATGTGGGGATCAGGCCGGCTCCAGTCGGCGCGCATTCTTATGACGTGTGATTGCTTAAGCCGCGAACGAACCTCCGCGTTCTCCAGGACCCTCAAGTCGTTGACCTTGCAGGTCAGGCACCACGTGGCAGTGACATCCACCAGTACGGTGTTGCCGTCGGCGATAAGCCCAGCTAGTGCATCCAAATTGAACACCTGCCACTCTTGTCCCGCCGCCGCTTGCGAAACTGGGCCAACCGCGGACAAACTGACGACAATGGGTACGACGGCTAGTGCGGCAGTGATCCATCCGGAACTGCGCGACGCAGGGGCGGCAATCTGGCCTTTGACCGGGGCACTGATCGAGGCTCGGTAACCGAGCAAGCACGCGAGCAAAACGGTCGTGATCGCCGCCATCCACGCACCCGCTATGCTCCAGAGCACGAAGATCAGCCAGACCCCCGTCCCCAACATCAAGATGCCGAGAAACTTTCGCACAACAAGCATCCACGGGCCCGGACGTGGAAGCCAACGAACGCAGCCAGGAAACAACGCGGCCATCCAATAGGGCAGCGCCATTCCGATGCCGAGACACAGGAAGATTACAAAGATTTCGGACGGCCCGCGCGCCAATGCGAAGCCCACGGCTGTTCCGACGAACGGCGCGGAGCAAGGCGTGGCCAGCAAAGTTGCGAACACGCCAGCGAGGAAAGCCTCGAGCATGGGTCCGCTGGCCCGCTTGGACGCTATGGTCGCTATCGAACTTGGCAAGCCGATCGGAAGCCACTCAAAGAAGCTCGCTGCGAACAAGACCGTCAGCACCGCCATGCCCGCCAGGAACCATGGCTGCTGAAACTGTATGCCCCAGCCGAGTGTTGCGCCCGACCATTTTAGTCCGACCAATGAAGCGGCCAGCAGCAGGAAGGTAATCATGATGCCGGAAGCCGTTGCTGCTGAACCTAATCGAACATCGCGCAAGCCACCGCCTGTCTGTCGGGTGAATGCAAAAAGCTTGATCGAAAGCACTGGAAGCACGCAAGGCATGAGATTGAGGATGAGGCCTCCCAGGACGGCTGAAAGCAGTGCGGCGAAAAATGCCGAACTATGCTCGCCGGTCGTTGTGCCGGTGGGCCCCTTGAATTCGGCGCCCCGATTTTCGTCGACTAGTGTTAATGTCAACGGACGGTCAGGCGGTGGCAACGCAGCGAGTCGAACAGTCAGACGGGCAGTCTTACCTGCGTCCTGCAGCTCGACCTTCGGCGCCGGCGGAATTCCATTCCCGGCGCCCTCGACAAAAAGGTCGGGCCGCACAAACGCCTCAACCTTGCTCTGCAGGTCGACCACCAGGGTTGGCTCTGATGCGGTGCCCGCGTACCGAGTGCGGATGACATCAATCCCCGCGGCTTCCGTCGAACCCGGCACACTTTTTCGGGCCGAGTCGATCAACACGGACTCGGCAGAAGGCCCCCCGGCTCCGGTTGGCAACGGCAGAGCGAGTTCAGCCTCAAGGGGTACGCAGATTTCCGAACACGCGGCGTACTCGATCGACGCTTTGACTCGGGCCGAGGTGTGAGCTTGTTTTAGATGTAATTTGACCGGAAGAACCACGTCGTTTTCGTAGACGCTGTTCTGCAATTCATCGATGACGAGACGATGTGGAGCAGGCCAGGAAGTTTCAGCTCCTGAGATATTTTCTGAAGCAGACCAGTCGACCGTTGGTGGGATGCCCGCGTCTCCCGGGGTTCGCCAATAACCGTGCCACCCCTTGGCAAACCGGAATTCCAAGCCTGCTTCGAGGGTTGAATCGGCAGCGATATTATCCGTCGCTGTGATCAGGCGCACCACCGCCTGGCTGTCCCCCACCCAATTGGTGGCAGCCGCACGGGCGCTGCCGGTCCACATTAATAAGCCGACCGACAGCACAACGAGAGCACGGAGGTGAGCGAGAACCATGATGCATCCAGGACAGTATCGATGTCAGTCTACGATGCCGTCGAGTGACGGCCGGTAGCCTCCAGCAAGCGCGTTCGAATTTCACGTTCGCGATGAAGGCAGCCGGGCCGGTTCGTAGACCAATGGGGAAAACGTCAGGTGATCAGGTCGAGCCGTCCGTCAGTCGGGAAGCTCCAATGATCTGGCCATCAGGCGCTTCGAGCACAACAGCGACGTCCTGCCCTTCGGGAAACCGCTCGCTGATCTGGAGAGCGGCTCCCGACCATTGGCCGACCGAGCGGATCGATCTGACGATGTTCGCCTCTTGCAATGTCCTACCGCCGTTTTCTCCGCGGCCAATCGCTGTGGTATGGTCGTGATCAAAGCCGATGAGAAGGATCTTGCCGGAGCCGCTGCCGGAGCCGACCTGTATGGAAACCTGTTCCCCGCCGCTCTTCGTGACGCTAACCGCCGCGGCGGTGCGACTTTCGCGTTTCGCTTTTTCGATGGCTGATCCGACATCCCGGCGGTGCGAGCCGACGAGCCCGGCAGCGCCATCGACGACGATCTCCGGCGTATAAGATCCATCGCCAAAACGGTGGCCATATTGGTCCTGGCGCTGCGTGGCTGCTTGCAGCGAATACGGGTCCTTCCATCCCAGACGGTCCCAATAAGTGACGTGGAAGGCGAGCGCCAAGACGTCTCGCCGATCCCTGGATAGTTCGTTTACGTAAGCGTTCGCCGGTGGGCAGGATGAGCATCCTTGCGAGGTGTACAGCTCCACGACGACAGGTCGTTCTGCGGCAATGGCGGCGGCAGGATACAAACCCGCGATGAGGCCGAGTGAAGTCATCAGACGCGACAGCATGGCAATCCTCCAGTGTTGGGTTCATCCGTATTCGCAATCACGGGCCGCTTTGTTACACTTGATTGCCGTCGGGAGTGTCTCTTGAGCGGGAGCGTTAGCGGAGATTTTGGTCGGATTTCCTAAATTTGCCTGCCTGGAGGGCTATCGGGCGCGTCCTGCGGGTGCACAACGAACAACAAGGCAGTCTTCACACGAAATCTTGAAAATGCCGTGCCTCTAGGTTTCGCAAACGACGCCAAGAGTCCGCCGCACAGAGTGACCCGTGCACCTCTGAGCCGCGCAGAACATCCCTACAAATCTTGCAACAGACGCTGCTCCCGCCAGCGCAACGACGTCGTTTAGCGGCATCCAGCCTCAACGCGGCCTCCTGGGCATCTCGTCGCAGCAGGCCTTCGTCGAGAGTTAGGAGCTTGCCGTCATGAAACATGATGCGGCCGCCGATCATCACGGTGTGGACCGATGAGCGATGCTTGTCCCGAGCACTTGGCGAATATCGGCATAAGCGACCTTGCCCGTCGCGTCCGATTCGAGAATCGACGGAAACGCTTTCTTTTCTTTGCACCGTTTCGTCCGAAGTACATTCTTAGCGCGACCACCTCTTTGATGCTATCGATCGACCGCGCAATCCCATCAGCTTAATGACCTTGTCTTCAACCTCGATCAAGTGCCATTGCATAATAGTAAAATCCGATATCGATCATTCGTATAACTAATTATGCGGCTGAGTTGCCGCTGTGTAAAAGCTTTAGACAGCATTGGTGAAGAAGCGGGCGATTGGAAGGCAATGTGAGGCTTCATGACGGTCCGTCGTCCGAACGTAGGGGAATTGCAACAGGCCGCGCGCGAACTCGGCCTGAATCTGAGTGACGCCGATGCCGTGTCGTTTCATGGCCTGATGCAGGGTCAACTCGACGCCTACGACCTCGTAGACGACATGGTCGCGCCGTTGCCCGAAGTGAAGTATCCGCGGACGCTTGGAGTACGCCCTCAGCCGGAAGACAATCCCTACGGCGCGTGGGCGGTGAAGAGCCGCATTCAAGGGGCGCGGCGCGGCAAGCTCACCGGAAAGCGGGTGGCAATCAAGGACAACGTCTGTGTTGCCGGCGTGCCGATGATGAACGGCGCGTCGATTCTGGAAGGCTATGTGCCGGAGATGGACGCCACTATCGTGACGCGAATGCTCGACGAAGGCGCGGATATTCTCGGCAAGTCGGTCTGCGAGTACTACTGCGCCTCCGGCGGCAGTCACACGTCAGCCAACGGCGTTGTCGAGAATCCAGTTGTGCCGGGTCACAACGCGGGCGGTTCGTCGTCGGGCTCGACAGCTCTGGTAATGGCAAATCTGGTGGATATGGCGACCGGCGGCGATCAGGGCGGCTCGATCCGGATTCCCGCCTCCTATTGCGGAGCGGTCGGATTGAAGCCGACGCACGGGCTGGTCCCCTATACAGGCATCTTCGCCGTTGAACTCACGGTTGATCACGCCGGTCCGATCACTCGCACCGTCGCCGACAACGCGCTGATGCTCGAGGTCATGGCGGGTCCTGATCATTTGGACCCACGGCAGTCCGGTGCGCCGGCGCAACCTTACACGCAAGCGCTCGCGAAAGGCGTCGCCGGTCTGCGCATCGGCGTGGTGCCGGAAGGATTCGGCCTGCTGGGCGCGGAGGCCGAAGTCGACAAGCGCGTGCGTGAAGCGGCCGAGCGCCTGGCCCACACCGGCGCGCATGTCCATGACACCTCAGTCCCGCTTCATGCCGCGGGCGCGGCGATCTGGACGCCGATCTTCCTCGAAGGCGCGACCGATCTCATGATGCGCGGTAACGCTTACGGCACCAATATGAAGGGTGTATTTCTTGAAAGCCTGCTGGATGCCCACGCGCGCTGGCGCGATCGCGCCGACGAGCTATCAGAGACGTTGAAACTCGGCATCCTGACCGGTCACTACATGTCGTCGCGTAACCGGGGGCGCTATTACGGCAAGGCGCAGAATCTCAATCGATTGTTGACGGCGGATTACAACAGGGCGCTCGGTGAGGTCGATCTGTTGCTGATGCCGACGACGCCGATGGCGACAACACCGTTGCCGGGCCCGAACGCGAGCCGCGAAGAGATCATCGGCCGCGCGTTCGAGATGGTCGCCAACACGGCGCCGACCTGCGTGACCGGGCATCCCGCGATTTCCGTTCCCGTGGGCAAGACATTGGATGGCCGCCCGATCGGAGCGATGCTGATTGCGCGTCATCTCGATGAGATGACGCTTTATCGCGCCGCCGCGGCGTTGGAAGCCTGTTATCGGTGATGGGGCGATCACACTGTGCCGCTAATTGGAAACCCAGGGCTTAATGAACCGGAATGGAAAACTACCTACCAACTCGCCCTGCTTTGTGAGGGCGCTTCGTTGGAACGGGGTTGTCGAGCAACGCAAACACCGGTCTCACCAGACCCTCCAGCAGCTTGCGGTCAGGTCGAGCACGCGCAAGCACGCGAATGCCAAGTAAAACACCCGAAAGAAGTCTGGCGAGGTCCTCCGCCGATTGAGCATGCGGAATGGTCCCGTCATGCTGGCCCGAGGTGACGCATCGAAGAAAAAACGATTCGACCTCGCTCAGGAACGTTGCCACGATCTGCCGGAGTTTCTCGTCATGCGGCGCGATTTCGAGCGCGGAGTTGACCAGCAAGCAACCCAGCCGCCGTTTGTCGTTCAAGGATCGTTTGATGATTTCCTGCAGGAACGCGACGATCGCATCCCGCGGGGGAAGGCTGTGCTCAAGACGCCGGATGCGCTCGCGGAAGGTCTGGTCGAGATAGCGATTGAGCGAGCGCTCGAAGAGGGCTCGCTTGTCGCCGAATGCATTATACAGGCTGGCCCCGGCAATGCCCATCTCGTCGGCCAAGTCGCGCACAGAGGTGGCCTCATAACCGTGAAGCCAGAATTGCCGGATCGCCGCGTCAAGCACTGCTGCTTCGTCAAACTCTCGCGGCCTTGCCATGATCTTTAACGCCTTTCCATTCACCGCATCCGCATCGGTTATACACAGGGAACAACCCAATACCATCTGGCGCGACCGCTTCAAAAGGCAATATCTCACTTCCGCTGCTATTCTGATACTTTGGCCCGCGCTCCGGACGCACGCCGAGCCTAACCACGGATGTTGAAGATGCCGTTTTTGGGCTTTGAAGAAGCCGTCTTTTATTATAGATCAGGTGATCTATAATAATCTAGGCTGTTTCATTCCGATGTCCAGGCGCCAGCAGGGCAAAAAACCGCCGAACAATATTGCGGGAGGGATCGTGACAATCCAAGCTGACAATGTGCTGCCAGCCGCAGTTCGCGGGCAATGGCCGTATGCGCCGCGCTTTGCTAACGTCAATGGCTGGCGGATGCACTACATTGACGAGGGTGAGGGCGATCCGGTTGTGCTCTTGCACGGCAACCCGACGTGGGGATTCCTGTACCGCGATATCATCGGTCCTCTTGTCAAGTCCGGACGGCGGGTGATCGTCCCTGACATGATCGGTTTCGGTCTGTCGGAGAAGCCTGTTCGTGAACAGGATCACTCGCTCGACGGCCATACGGCCAATCTGACTGCGCTCATGCGGCAACTCAACCTGTCGAAAATCACGCTGGTTTGTCACGACTGGGGCGGACCGACCGGCCTGTCGTTTGCGATGAGCAACCCAAGCCGTATTCGCGCGCTCACCATCATGAGCACGTGGGCATGGCCGCTGCCTCCCGCCGAATTTCATACGCGCATCTTTCCCTGGCGCATGATGCATGCGCCGCTTGTGGGTCCGTATTTTCTTGGCCGTCACAAGGCGCTGGCGGGCCGTGGCGTCTATCTTTCAGTCGTCGATCGCGAGAAATTTGCCCGCACGGCGCAGGCGGCCTACGAGGGCGTACTACCGGACCCTGCAACCCGGCTACTGACATGGGTTTGGCCCCGTTGGATTCCGCTGGATCAGGATGCGCGGGCCTATCAGCGCTTCAAATGGCTCGAGCAAGAACTGTCGCAGTCAAAGTTTCCCACCATGATCATCTGGGGCCGTGAGGACGAGGTCTTCGACGCCGCGACCTTCTCGAGCCGCTTCAAGCAGATGATTCCGCACGCCGATGGTCCGTATCTGGTGACGGGTCGTCATTTCCTGCAAGAGGACTCCGCTCTTGAAATTGCGGATCTGATCCGGTCGTTTCTTGACCGGCTCGACAAGAGGGAGGCGGCGCAATGACGGATGTAACAGTCATCGGAAAAGCGGATCTGAATGGCAAGCGACTGGCCTTCGGCCTGGCGGAAGATCGTATCGGGCATTACCCGGAATTCCGCGATTTCTTTATCCGCATATTCGGTCTCGATCACAAAGGGCTTGCCGAGCCCGGTTTCGTTCGCGCCCCGTCCGGAATTGTCTACATGCTCATCTTCATCGGCCGCAGTGGCGAGCCCTTCCCATCTGGCGTCGAAATCAGCGCAGTCGTCGACGCGCTTGAACCGATCGATAGCGACACGTTGGACCGGGACCTTTGGGCTATTTTGCGGTGGATGATCGGCGGTGTCGGTGGTGCCTGGACCGTCGAGGATTTCGACCGAACCGGACGTCTTTATCGGGTAGCCGCTGCGCCATCGAACTAACGGCGCCGGCGGGTTAGCCAAACCCGGCCTTCGGCTCCCACCGCGGGCAGAACCGAACTATCGCTTGGCCGATGTCGCCGCGGTCTGTCCGAATAGAATTTTCTTGCCTTCCTCGGTGACAGCGGGCCGATTTGAATAGGGCTCGCCCACAGCGTAGGCTCGGATCGTAGCCGGCCGCGTACGAAGGGTGTCAAACCAGCGGCGGAGATTCGGGAAATCGTCCAGATTCTGCTGCTGCCGTTTCCATGGCACGACCCAAGGATAAGCCGCCATATCGGCGATTGTATAATCCGATCCCGCGATGAATTCGCGCCCGTTCAGCCTTCGATCGAGCACGCCATACAAGCGGTTCGTCTCGTTGACGTATCGATTGATAGCGTAGGGAATCTTGTCCGGCGCATAAATACCGAAGTGATGATTCTGGCCGGCCATCGGGCCGAGGCCGCCCATTTGCCAGAACAGCCACTCCATGGCGGTCTTGCGACCGCGAACACCGGTCGGCAGGAAGCGCCCGGTCTTTTCTGCGAGATAGGTGAGAATGGCGCCGGATTCGAAAACGGTTATCGACTCGCCCCCGTCGGCAGGGCTGGAATCGGTGATTGCAGGCATCCTGTTGTTCGGCGAGAACGCAAGGAACTCTGGCTTGAACTGATCGCCGGCACTGATATCGACCGGATGAATCCGATAGCCGAGTCCGGCCTCTTCAAGAAAGATCGTGATCTTGTGCCCGTTCGGCGTCGGCCAGTAGTACAGTTCAATCATTTGCGGCTCCTTCCGAATGTGCGCCGGCCCATCGATTCATCGTGGCCGTGAGTTCCGATGCAGGCCTGCAACGTCCGCGCTTCTTTCAGTCACAAAAGCGTGCAGTTGCCAGAAACTTCCAATGATGCAATATAGAACGAATGATCCAAAATGAAAAGAGCGGGATCGTTCAGTCTCTGCCAATGTCGACGAATGCCAATCGTCATCCGATGAACCCAACTGTGATCGAAATGACAAAGCCTGCCCTGGGATCAAGCCAATCCAGTTTGAGGACGATTGCGCCGGGATTTGCCTGGGCCGGCCTGTCGGTCGCTATCCTCTCCGGCTGGTTCGTCGTCACGCGTGTCGGCTTCAGGCATGCCCTCAACGTCTGGGATGTCACTGGGCTGCGCTTCGGTGAAGGGGCCATTCTGCTGACCCCGACACTGCTGGTTGGTCCGTCGCGGCTGCCGATCCGCGCATGGACTCAAGGGATAGCACTCGCCACTCTGTGGGGCGCGCCTTTCATTCTGCTCGTCGGTATCGGGCTTCAGCTCACATCTGCGACATTGGCGTCGTCAATTACTCCGGCATTGATGCCGATTTTCGCGGGAGCGATTGGATGGGCGATGCTGGGCGAACTGCCACGCGGGCCGCAAATATCCGGATATATCCTGATTGCAGCCGGGCTTTCGGTTCTGATTTACGGTTATGCGTTGACCGAAGGTCGCCCAAATGCAGCCGGAGTCCTGACCCTCATTGTCGCGGCGGCGATGTGGGCCGCCTATACGCTCCGCCTGCGCGGAAACGGGCTGACTCCACTTCAGGCTGCGGCATTGATCTGTTTTTGGTCGGCCGTCTTTTATGTGCCCATCTACATCGGGTTGAGCCTCTCGAATCTCCGCTACGCGTCCGGTCGAGAGCTGTTGTTTCAATCGCTCTATCAGGGCTTCATGATGAGCGTGGTCGCGATGTTCGCTTTCAACTGCGCCGTCGCATCACTTGGCCCCAGAGCCGCAGCCGCGATCGTCGCGCTGGTGCTGGTTGCTGCCACGGTGGTCGCGATCCCGGTTCTGGGCGAAGTTCCGTCATTGCCATCCGCAACCGCCGTCTGCGTCATCGCCATAGGCGTGATGCTGGCTGCTTCTTCACCTCAATCGAAACCATCACTCAAGGCAACGGGAGAAAGCGCATGATCCGTTTCTATTTCCATCCAACACCCAATCCGGCGAAAGTCGCTCTGATGCTCGAAGAGACCGGCTTGGCCTATCAGTTGATCCCGATCGACACCAGCAAGGGCGAACAGCATACGCCGGCGTTTCGCGCCGTCAATCCGAACGGCAAGGTCCCGGCCATCGTCGATACCGAAGGGCCGGGTGGCAAGGAAGCGCGGGTATTCGATTCCAGCGCCATCCTGCTTTATCTCGGCGAGAAGACGGGACGTCTGATCGGTTCACCCGCCGATAAGCCGGAATTGCTGTCATGGCTGTTTTTCATTGCGACCGGCATCGGACCATTCTCGGGACAAGCCGTTCATTTCCAGCATGCTGCTCCGGAAAAGCTTGCCTATGCAGTGAACCGCTATCGCCGTGAAATCGAACGTCATTATGAAGTGCTCGACACGCATCTCAAGGGACGAGAGTTCATTGTCGGGAAAGAGTATTCGATCGGCGACATTTCGGCGTGGGGCTGGGTGGATCGGG is part of the Bradyrhizobium erythrophlei genome and encodes:
- a CDS encoding cytochrome c biogenesis CcdA family protein codes for the protein MSIVGLGLAFLAGLLSILSPCVLPLLPIVLGAAASEHRWGPVALAGGVSLSFIAIGLFVATIGFALGYDGGWFRDIAAVGMILIGAVLLVPPFQMRVAVVGGPISDWVDQRSGSFSKSGLGGQFGVGLLLGAAWSPCVGPTLGAASVFAAQGKNLGAVALTMLTFGLGAGLPLVLLGTMSRELLLRWRGGMSATSKAMKQALGLFLIAIGLLVVTGFDRSLEAGLVEMSPQWLTNITTRF
- a CDS encoding thioredoxin family protein, with the protein product MPKKLISVLSAVVVMSAVAFGARAAEKLNYDAKSFATAQAAGKPILVEIHATWCPTCKAQAPILSDLEKQDKFKNLMVFRVDFDSQKDAVKAFGAQMQSTLITFKGSQETGRSVGDTNPSSIAALLDKTT
- a CDS encoding sigma-70 family RNA polymerase sigma factor, giving the protein MEFGSREERWAAWMRAAIGGDASAYRQFLESFTPFLRGAAAKRCSQLGISRSEVEDIVQNVLFAMHLKRGTWDQSRPIGPWLAAIVRNKVIDAFRSRGRRIDIPIESVIETLASTDPEADSEGHSVRRMLASLKDVQRSIVMSISVQGESVTQTAKRLGMSEGAVRVALHRALKSLAALYRDKI
- a CDS encoding alpha/beta fold hydrolase — protein: MSRRQQGKKPPNNIAGGIVTIQADNVLPAAVRGQWPYAPRFANVNGWRMHYIDEGEGDPVVLLHGNPTWGFLYRDIIGPLVKSGRRVIVPDMIGFGLSEKPVREQDHSLDGHTANLTALMRQLNLSKITLVCHDWGGPTGLSFAMSNPSRIRALTIMSTWAWPLPPAEFHTRIFPWRMMHAPLVGPYFLGRHKALAGRGVYLSVVDREKFARTAQAAYEGVLPDPATRLLTWVWPRWIPLDQDARAYQRFKWLEQELSQSKFPTMIIWGREDEVFDAATFSSRFKQMIPHADGPYLVTGRHFLQEDSALEIADLIRSFLDRLDKREAAQ
- a CDS encoding DUF1223 domain-containing protein, translated to MLSRLMTSLGLIAGLYPAAAIAAERPVVVELYTSQGCSSCPPANAYVNELSRDRRDVLALAFHVTYWDRLGWKDPYSLQAATQRQDQYGHRFGDGSYTPEIVVDGAAGLVGSHRRDVGSAIEKAKRESRTAAAVSVTKSGGEQVSIQVGSGSGSGKILLIGFDHDHTTAIGRGENGGRTLQEANIVRSIRSVGQWSGAALQISERFPEGQDVAVVLEAPDGQIIGASRLTDGST
- a CDS encoding amidase, which produces MTVRRPNVGELQQAARELGLNLSDADAVSFHGLMQGQLDAYDLVDDMVAPLPEVKYPRTLGVRPQPEDNPYGAWAVKSRIQGARRGKLTGKRVAIKDNVCVAGVPMMNGASILEGYVPEMDATIVTRMLDEGADILGKSVCEYYCASGGSHTSANGVVENPVVPGHNAGGSSSGSTALVMANLVDMATGGDQGGSIRIPASYCGAVGLKPTHGLVPYTGIFAVELTVDHAGPITRTVADNALMLEVMAGPDHLDPRQSGAPAQPYTQALAKGVAGLRIGVVPEGFGLLGAEAEVDKRVREAAERLAHTGAHVHDTSVPLHAAGAAIWTPIFLEGATDLMMRGNAYGTNMKGVFLESLLDAHARWRDRADELSETLKLGILTGHYMSSRNRGRYYGKAQNLNRLLTADYNRALGEVDLLLMPTTPMATTPLPGPNASREEIIGRAFEMVANTAPTCVTGHPAISVPVGKTLDGRPIGAMLIARHLDEMTLYRAAAALEACYR
- a CDS encoding DUF302 domain-containing protein, whose product is MATFFHIQRHGRNNRKVDKDPDRSILPRTVIIFGNPKAGTLPMTKSATLAIDLPMKALVWQDNQDRVRLTYNTSEYNAKYVLPRHGLYASDDASKALENYLTDAAERSTIN
- a CDS encoding TetR/AcrR family transcriptional regulator, with the protein product MKRSRQMVLGCSLCITDADAVNGKALKIMARPREFDEAAVLDAAIRQFWLHGYEATSVRDLADEMGIAGASLYNAFGDKRALFERSLNRYLDQTFRERIRRLEHSLPPRDAIVAFLQEIIKRSLNDKRRLGCLLVNSALEIAPHDEKLRQIVATFLSEVESFFLRCVTSGQHDGTIPHAQSAEDLARLLSGVLLGIRVLARARPDRKLLEGLVRPVFALLDNPVPTKRPHKAGRVGR
- a CDS encoding protein-disulfide reductase DsbD family protein, which encodes MVLAHLRALVVLSVGLLMWTGSARAAATNWVGDSQAVVRLITATDNIAADSTLEAGLEFRFAKGWHGYWRTPGDAGIPPTVDWSASENISGAETSWPAPHRLVIDELQNSVYENDVVLPVKLHLKQAHTSARVKASIEYAACSEICVPLEAELALPLPTGAGGPSAESVLIDSARKSVPGSTEAAGIDVIRTRYAGTASEPTLVVDLQSKVEAFVRPDLFVEGAGNGIPPAPKVELQDAGKTARLTVRLAALPPPDRPLTLTLVDENRGAEFKGPTGTTTGEHSSAFFAALLSAVLGGLILNLMPCVLPVLSIKLFAFTRQTGGGLRDVRLGSAATASGIMITFLLLAASLVGLKWSGATLGWGIQFQQPWFLAGMAVLTVLFAASFFEWLPIGLPSSIATIASKRASGPMLEAFLAGVFATLLATPCSAPFVGTAVGFALARGPSEIFVIFLCLGIGMALPYWMAALFPGCVRWLPRPGPWMLVVRKFLGILMLGTGVWLIFVLWSIAGAWMAAITTVLLACLLGYRASISAPVKGQIAAPASRSSGWITAALAVVPIVVSLSAVGPVSQAAAGQEWQVFNLDALAGLIADGNTVLVDVTATWCLTCKVNDLRVLENAEVRSRLKQSHVIRMRADWSRPDPHIANYLHRFARYGIPLDVVYGPKLPQGEALPELLTTNVLLNAIDRASIHDYDRKSADSKSR